In Sphingomonas sp. SUN019, the genomic window ACGGCATCGTCTTTCGCCAGTTCTCGGGCCTGGCCGGATCGCCCCTGCCGGAATAGCGCGCGGTCGCCGGCCACAGATAGACGGGGCGGGCGCGATCGTAATATGCTGGCGACAACGGGTGGCGGCCGAATTTGGAATACACCGATCCATAATCCTCCATCGCCCGCGGCGCGGTGGGGTAAGGCGCCCTGGGCCGATAGGCGATGACCTGGTCGGGCGCTTTGCCGCGCTCCACCCAATCCTCGATCGCGGTGATCCAGTCGATTTCACCACCGCCCTCGCCGCCGCGGCAATGATTGACGCCGGGCGGGGTGAAGAAGCGGAAGAACTGCCGCGTCGCCGCCGGGCCGCCGTTGGCGCGCTCCGCCTTTTGATAATAATCGATCGACGCTTCGACGGGGATATTGTTGTCGTTCCAGCCGTGGAACAGGATCAGCTTGCCGCCCGCATCGCGCAGCCGCGACAGATCGGGATTGACGGGATTGAAGATCGGCCCCGTCAGGTCGAGCCGTTCGGGATCGCGATCGTAATCGAAATCGGCGGCGCGAAACGCCGGACCGGACGGTGGGCCGCCAGCATAACCGACATAGCCGGTGATCGAATAACCCGAGCCGGCATATTGCTTCCCGGTCGGATTGACCCAGCCGAAGTAATTCACCCACTGGTCCTCGGACCCCCACGGCATGCCCCAATAGAGCTTCTCGCCCTTTGAATTGCGCGCGCCATCGCGGAATTTCTGCGCGACGTCGGCCTGCTCGGGCGTCAGGCATTGTGCTGCATCCTGGCCGGGCTTGCAGATCAACGACTTGGGATCGAACGCGCACGCCGCCGGATTGGTCAGCAATCCGTCCTTCAGTCCGTCCCGCGCGTCGCATTGTTTCAGGACCGCGCTGCGGATCAGGTCGACCTTGGGCGCGGTCAGGATCGTGCTGCCGTCCGACGCGGTGTTCACCCGCGTGTTCCATTCGAGGAAATAGGGCGTGTCTCCGACCTCGTCATACACCGGCGCGCCGGCGACGATGCCGTCGAAGTCCTTCGGGAAACGCTGCGCCTCGATCATCGCCTGGCGTCCGCCGGTCGAGCAGCCGATGAAATAGTTCAGCTTCGCCCGCGCGCCGTAAAATGCCGCGACCAGTTCCTTGGCGACCTTTGCGGTCAGATGCGTCGCGCGATAGGCGAAATCGAGCTGGCCCTGCGGATTGTTGTACGCGAACAGCCAGCCGCCGCCCTTGTGCCCCATGTCGGTGGTGACGACGGCGTATTTGCGCACCAACGCGTGATCGATGCGGTCCTCCAAGTAATTGCCGCACGGGCCGCCGCAGCCCCCCATCATGAACTTGCCGTTCCAGTCGCTGGTCGGCATTCGCAACAGAAAGCCGACCGTCGGACTGATCGTCCCCTCCACCCGGCAGATTTCGGGCAGGTCGTTATCGGCGACGCCGTGCGTGCCGCCGGCGGGCACGATCCGCGCCGAATTGATTGCGGTCGGCGCGTCGGGAAATTTGGCG contains:
- a CDS encoding tannase/feruloyl esterase family alpha/beta hydrolase produces the protein MKSGVVLIGVTMGGSLAAAAVLAQSPGSSPAAPVQATPAIAAACAGLTSRENGEAFAKFPDAPTAINSARIVPAGGTHGVADNDLPEICRVEGTISPTVGFLLRMPTSDWNGKFMMGGCGGPCGNYLEDRIDHALVRKYAVVTTDMGHKGGGWLFAYNNPQGQLDFAYRATHLTAKVAKELVAAFYGARAKLNYFIGCSTGGRQAMIEAQRFPKDFDGIVAGAPVYDEVGDTPYFLEWNTRVNTASDGSTILTAPKVDLIRSAVLKQCDARDGLKDGLLTNPAACAFDPKSLICKPGQDAAQCLTPEQADVAQKFRDGARNSKGEKLYWGMPWGSEDQWVNYFGWVNPTGKQYAGSGYSITGYVGYAGGPPSGPAFRAADFDYDRDPERLDLTGPIFNPVNPDLSRLRDAGGKLILFHGWNDNNIPVEASIDYYQKAERANGGPAATRQFFRFFTPPGVNHCRGGEGGGEIDWITAIEDWVERGKAPDQVIAYRPRAPYPTAPRAMEDYGSVYSKFGRHPLSPAYYDRARPVYLWPATARYSGRGDPARPENWRKTMP